From Cervus canadensis isolate Bull #8, Minnesota chromosome 28, ASM1932006v1, whole genome shotgun sequence, one genomic window encodes:
- the LOC122429593 gene encoding BOLA class I histocompatibility antigen, alpha chain BL3-7-like isoform X19 — MRVMGPRTLLLLLSGGLVLTETGAGSHSLRYFYTAVSRPGLGEPRLITVGYVDNTQFVRFDGDAPNPRMEPRAQWVEQEGPEYWDRNTRRAKDTAQTFRANLNNLRGYYNQSEAGSHTVQEMYGCDVGPDGRLLRGYVQYAYDGRDYIALNEDLRSWTAADTAAQITKRKFEQRGAAERVRNYLNRECVEWLRRHLENGKDTLLRANSPKTHVTHHHIPGSGVTLRCWALGFYPEEISLTWQRDGEDQTQDMELVETRPSGDGTFQKWAALVVPSGEEQKHTCHVQHEGLQEPLTLRWQPPQPSIPIMGITVGLGLLLVVVVAGAVIWWKKHSGEQGGSYTQAASSDSVQGSDV; from the exons ATGCGGGTTATGGGGCCGAGAaccctcctcctgctgctctcGGGCGGCCTGGTCCTGACCGAGACCGGGGCGG GCTCCCACTCCCTGAGGTATTTCTACACCGCCGTGTCCCGGCCCGGCCTCGGGGAGCCCCGCTTAATCACCGTCGGCTACGTGGACAACACGCAGTTCGTGCGGTTCGACGGCGACGCCCCGAATCCGAGGATGGAGCCGCGGGCGCAGTGGGTGGAGCAGGAGGGGCCCGAGTATTGGGATCGGAACACGCGCAGAGCCAAGGACACCGCACAGACTTTCCGAGCGAACCTGAACAACCTGCGCGGCTACTACAACCAGAGCGAGGCCG GGTCTCACACGGTCCAGGAGATGTACGGCTGCGACGTGGGGCCGGACGGGCGCCTCCTCCGCGGGTACGTGCAGTACGCCTACGACGGCAGAGATTACATCGCCCTGAACGAGGACCTGCGCTCCTGGACCGCGGCGGACACGGCGGCTCAGATCACCAAACGCAAGTTTGAGCAGCGCGGTGCTGCGGAGCGTGTGAGGAACTACCTGAATCGCGAGTGCGTGGAGTGGCTCCGCAGACACCTGGAGAACGGGAAGGACACGCTACTGCGCGCAA ACTCTCCAAAGACACATGTGACCCATCACCACATCCCTGGCAGTGGGGTCACCCTGaggtgctgggccctgggcttctACCCTGAGGAGATCTCACTGACCTGGCAGCGTGATGGGGAGGACCAGACCCAGGACATGGAGCTTGTGGAGACCAGGCCTTCAGGGGATGGAACCTTCCAGAAGTGGGCGGCCTTGGTGGTGCCTTCTGGAGAGGAGCAGAAACACACGTGTCATGTGCAGCATGAGGGGCTTCAGGAGCCCCTCACCCTGAGATGGC aACCTCCTCAGCCTTCCATCCCCATCATGGGCATCACTGTTGGCCTGGGTCTCCTCCTGGTGGTTGTGGTGGCTGGAGCTGTGATCTGGTGGAAGAAGCACTCAg GTGAACAAGGAGGGAGCTACACTCAGGCTGCAA GCAGTGACAGTGTCCAGGGCTCTGATGTGTGA